A stretch of the Macaca thibetana thibetana isolate TM-01 chromosome X, ASM2454274v1, whole genome shotgun sequence genome encodes the following:
- the TRMT2B gene encoding tRNA (uracil-5-)-methyltransferase homolog B isoform X1, whose product MAGLKRRVPMHRLRYFISMVGLFSKSGLLPWYARNPPGWSQLFLGTVCKGDFTHVVATKCQKGQKSQKKPSHLGPLDGSWQERLADVVTPLWRLSYEEQLKVKFEAQKKILQRLESYIQMLNGVNVTTAVPKSESLPCLLHPIIPSPVINGYRNKSTFSVNRGPDGNPKTVGYYLGTWRDGNIVCVRSNNLKNIPEKHSQVAQYYEVFLRQSPLEPCLVFHEGGYWRELIVRTNSQGHTMAIITFHPQKLSQEELHVQKETVKEFFIRGPGAACDLTSLYFQESTMTRCSHQQSPYQLLFGEPYIFEELLSLKIRISPDAFFQINTAGAEMLYRTVGELTGVNSDTILLDICCGTGVIGLSLAQHTSQVLGIELVEQAVEDARWTAAFNGITNSEFHTGPAEKILPGLLKSKEDGQSVVAVVNPARAGLHYKVIQAIRNCRAIRTLVFVSCKLHGESTRNIIELCCPPDSAKKLLGEPFVLQQAVPVDLFPHTPHCELVLLFTR is encoded by the exons ATGGCAGGCCTTAAGAGAAGAGTCCCAATGCACCGCCTCAGATACTTCATCTCCATGGTGGGTCTCTTCTCCAAATCAGGACTGCTTCCCTGGTATGCCAGAAATCCACCAGGATGGTCACAGCTCTTTCTGGGCACAGTATGTAAGGGAGATTTCACCCATGTGGTAGCCACGAAGTGTCAGAAAGGACAAAAAAGTCAGAAGAAACCAAGTCATCTTGGACCACTAGATGGTTCCTGGCAGGAAAG GCTGGCTGATGTTGTTACACCACTCTGGAGGTTGAGCTATGAAGAACAGCTCAAG GTGAAATTTGAAGCTCAGAAGAAAATTTTACAAAGACTAGAGTCTTACATCCAAATGCTCAATGGAGTCAATGTGACAACGGCTGTACCCAAATCTGAGAGCCTCCCTTGTCTTCTCCATCCTATTATACCCTCT CCTGTCATCAATGGTTACCGAAATAAGTCCACCTTCTCTGTGAACCGAGGTCCAGATGGCAATCCAAAGACTGTGGGGTACTACCTTGGAACTTGGAGAG aTGGGAACATTGTCTGCGTGCGGTCTAATAATCTGAAAAACATCCCTGAGAAACACAGTCAAGTGGCACAG TACTATGAAGTATTCCTTCGACAGTCTCCATTGGAGCCCTGCCTTGTATTTCATGAAGGTGGATACTGGCGTGAGCTCATAGTCCGCACCAATAGCCAAGGGCACACAATGGCTATCATCACTTTCCATCCCCAGAAATTAAGTCAG GAGGAGCTCCATGTTCAGAAGGAGACTGTAAAGGAATTTTTCATCAGAGGTCCTGGAGCAGCCTGTGACTTGACCTCACTTTACTTCCAGGAAAG tACCATGACCCGTTGTAGCCATCAGCAGTCTCCCTATCAGCTTCTGTTTGGGGAACCCTACATCTTTGAAGAACTTCTGAGCTTGAAGATCCGCATCTCTCCAGATGCCTTTTTCCAGATAAACACTGCTGGTGCAGAGATGCTGTATCGGACTGTGGGGGAGCTGACTGGAGTGAACTCTGACACCATCCTTCTTGACATCTGCTGTGGAACTG GTGTGATTGGCCTCTCTCTGGCTCAGCATACATCTCAGGTCCTCGGGATTGAATTGGTGGAGCAGGCAGTGGAGGATGCAAGATGGACTGCAGCCTTCAATG GCATCACCAACTCTGAATTTCACACTGGTCCAGCAGAGAAGATTTTGCCAGGGCTACTAAAGTCAAAGGAAGATGGACAGTCAGTTGTTGCTGTGGTGAACCCAGCCCGTGCCGGACTGC ATTACAAGGTGATTCAAGCCATTCGAAACTGCAGGGCCATCCGCACGCTAGTTTTTGTTTCCTGCAAGCTCCATGGTGAATCCACTAGGAATATCATTGA
- the TRMT2B gene encoding tRNA (uracil-5-)-methyltransferase homolog B isoform X3, whose product MAGLKRRVPMHRLRYFISMVGLFSKSGLLPWLADVVTPLWRLSYEEQLKVKFEAQKKILQRLESYIQMLNGVNVTTAVPKSESLPCLLHPIIPSPVINGYRNKSTFSVNRGPDGNPKTVGYYLGTWRDGNIVCVRSNNLKNIPEKHSQVAQYYEVFLRQSPLEPCLVFHEGGYWRELIVRTNSQGHTMAIITFHPQKLSQEELHVQKETVKEFFIRGPGAACDLTSLYFQESTMTRCSHQQSPYQLLFGEPYIFEELLSLKIRISPDAFFQINTAGAEMLYRTVGELTGVNSDTILLDICCGTGVIGLSLAQHTSQVLGIELVEQAVEDARWTAAFNGITNSEFHTGPAEKILPGLLKSKEDGQSVVAVVNPARAGLHYKVIQAIRNCRAIRTLVFVSCKLHGESTRNIIELCCPPDSAKKLLGEPFVLQQAVPVDLFPHTPHCELVLLFTR is encoded by the exons ATGGCAGGCCTTAAGAGAAGAGTCCCAATGCACCGCCTCAGATACTTCATCTCCATGGTGGGTCTCTTCTCCAAATCAGGACTGCTTCCCTG GCTGGCTGATGTTGTTACACCACTCTGGAGGTTGAGCTATGAAGAACAGCTCAAG GTGAAATTTGAAGCTCAGAAGAAAATTTTACAAAGACTAGAGTCTTACATCCAAATGCTCAATGGAGTCAATGTGACAACGGCTGTACCCAAATCTGAGAGCCTCCCTTGTCTTCTCCATCCTATTATACCCTCT CCTGTCATCAATGGTTACCGAAATAAGTCCACCTTCTCTGTGAACCGAGGTCCAGATGGCAATCCAAAGACTGTGGGGTACTACCTTGGAACTTGGAGAG aTGGGAACATTGTCTGCGTGCGGTCTAATAATCTGAAAAACATCCCTGAGAAACACAGTCAAGTGGCACAG TACTATGAAGTATTCCTTCGACAGTCTCCATTGGAGCCCTGCCTTGTATTTCATGAAGGTGGATACTGGCGTGAGCTCATAGTCCGCACCAATAGCCAAGGGCACACAATGGCTATCATCACTTTCCATCCCCAGAAATTAAGTCAG GAGGAGCTCCATGTTCAGAAGGAGACTGTAAAGGAATTTTTCATCAGAGGTCCTGGAGCAGCCTGTGACTTGACCTCACTTTACTTCCAGGAAAG tACCATGACCCGTTGTAGCCATCAGCAGTCTCCCTATCAGCTTCTGTTTGGGGAACCCTACATCTTTGAAGAACTTCTGAGCTTGAAGATCCGCATCTCTCCAGATGCCTTTTTCCAGATAAACACTGCTGGTGCAGAGATGCTGTATCGGACTGTGGGGGAGCTGACTGGAGTGAACTCTGACACCATCCTTCTTGACATCTGCTGTGGAACTG GTGTGATTGGCCTCTCTCTGGCTCAGCATACATCTCAGGTCCTCGGGATTGAATTGGTGGAGCAGGCAGTGGAGGATGCAAGATGGACTGCAGCCTTCAATG GCATCACCAACTCTGAATTTCACACTGGTCCAGCAGAGAAGATTTTGCCAGGGCTACTAAAGTCAAAGGAAGATGGACAGTCAGTTGTTGCTGTGGTGAACCCAGCCCGTGCCGGACTGC ATTACAAGGTGATTCAAGCCATTCGAAACTGCAGGGCCATCCGCACGCTAGTTTTTGTTTCCTGCAAGCTCCATGGTGAATCCACTAGGAATATCATTGA
- the TRMT2B gene encoding tRNA (uracil-5-)-methyltransferase homolog B isoform X2, with protein MAGLKRRVPMHRLRYFISMVGLFSKSGLLPWYARNPPGWSQLFLGTVCKGDFTHVVATKCQKGQKSQKKPSHLGPLDGSWQERLADVVTPLWRLSYEEQLKPVINGYRNKSTFSVNRGPDGNPKTVGYYLGTWRDGNIVCVRSNNLKNIPEKHSQVAQYYEVFLRQSPLEPCLVFHEGGYWRELIVRTNSQGHTMAIITFHPQKLSQEELHVQKETVKEFFIRGPGAACDLTSLYFQESTMTRCSHQQSPYQLLFGEPYIFEELLSLKIRISPDAFFQINTAGAEMLYRTVGELTGVNSDTILLDICCGTGVIGLSLAQHTSQVLGIELVEQAVEDARWTAAFNGITNSEFHTGPAEKILPGLLKSKEDGQSVVAVVNPARAGLHYKVIQAIRNCRAIRTLVFVSCKLHGESTRNIIELCCPPDSAKKLLGEPFVLQQAVPVDLFPHTPHCELVLLFTR; from the exons ATGGCAGGCCTTAAGAGAAGAGTCCCAATGCACCGCCTCAGATACTTCATCTCCATGGTGGGTCTCTTCTCCAAATCAGGACTGCTTCCCTGGTATGCCAGAAATCCACCAGGATGGTCACAGCTCTTTCTGGGCACAGTATGTAAGGGAGATTTCACCCATGTGGTAGCCACGAAGTGTCAGAAAGGACAAAAAAGTCAGAAGAAACCAAGTCATCTTGGACCACTAGATGGTTCCTGGCAGGAAAG GCTGGCTGATGTTGTTACACCACTCTGGAGGTTGAGCTATGAAGAACAGCTCAAG CCTGTCATCAATGGTTACCGAAATAAGTCCACCTTCTCTGTGAACCGAGGTCCAGATGGCAATCCAAAGACTGTGGGGTACTACCTTGGAACTTGGAGAG aTGGGAACATTGTCTGCGTGCGGTCTAATAATCTGAAAAACATCCCTGAGAAACACAGTCAAGTGGCACAG TACTATGAAGTATTCCTTCGACAGTCTCCATTGGAGCCCTGCCTTGTATTTCATGAAGGTGGATACTGGCGTGAGCTCATAGTCCGCACCAATAGCCAAGGGCACACAATGGCTATCATCACTTTCCATCCCCAGAAATTAAGTCAG GAGGAGCTCCATGTTCAGAAGGAGACTGTAAAGGAATTTTTCATCAGAGGTCCTGGAGCAGCCTGTGACTTGACCTCACTTTACTTCCAGGAAAG tACCATGACCCGTTGTAGCCATCAGCAGTCTCCCTATCAGCTTCTGTTTGGGGAACCCTACATCTTTGAAGAACTTCTGAGCTTGAAGATCCGCATCTCTCCAGATGCCTTTTTCCAGATAAACACTGCTGGTGCAGAGATGCTGTATCGGACTGTGGGGGAGCTGACTGGAGTGAACTCTGACACCATCCTTCTTGACATCTGCTGTGGAACTG GTGTGATTGGCCTCTCTCTGGCTCAGCATACATCTCAGGTCCTCGGGATTGAATTGGTGGAGCAGGCAGTGGAGGATGCAAGATGGACTGCAGCCTTCAATG GCATCACCAACTCTGAATTTCACACTGGTCCAGCAGAGAAGATTTTGCCAGGGCTACTAAAGTCAAAGGAAGATGGACAGTCAGTTGTTGCTGTGGTGAACCCAGCCCGTGCCGGACTGC ATTACAAGGTGATTCAAGCCATTCGAAACTGCAGGGCCATCCGCACGCTAGTTTTTGTTTCCTGCAAGCTCCATGGTGAATCCACTAGGAATATCATTGA